A stretch of Amycolatopsis balhimycina FH 1894 DNA encodes these proteins:
- a CDS encoding aldehyde dehydrogenase family protein has translation MADFFIGGEWVDAVGRGRREIRCPADGSLVATVAEGTAKDTEAAIAAARRAFDTGPWPGTPAQLRGDLLLRTADLLDRDAEAFARAESLDTGKRLVESRYDMADIAACLRYFGKLAGQDAGRVVDTGNPDAFSRIVHEPVGVCGLITPWNYPLLQTVWKIAPALAAGNTFVLKPSELTPHTAILFLKLLTEAGLPAGVGNLVLGAGAEAGAPLAEHPDVDLVSFTGGLATGKVIAAAAAGTVKKVALELGGKNPNVVFADADFETAVDYALTAVFLHSGQVCSAGARLIVQREWHDEFVAELVRRAERIRLGGPFDERAETGPLISAAHRAKIERYVAAALAEGAVLRTGGRRPDDPVLQDGFYYLPTILDQVKQGSSAVVDESFGPVLTVETFTDEDDAVRIANDTHYGLTGAVFTNDASRAQRVAGRLRHGTVWINDFHPYLPQAEWGGYKQSGFGRELGPAGLAEYTEVKHIYQNLRPAPQHWFAG, from the coding sequence ATGGCGGACTTCTTCATCGGCGGCGAATGGGTGGACGCGGTGGGCCGCGGACGGCGGGAGATCCGCTGCCCGGCCGACGGTTCCCTGGTCGCGACGGTCGCCGAGGGCACCGCCAAGGACACCGAGGCCGCCATCGCGGCGGCGCGCCGGGCGTTCGACACCGGCCCGTGGCCCGGCACGCCCGCGCAGCTGCGTGGTGACCTCCTGCTGCGCACCGCGGACCTGCTGGACCGCGACGCGGAGGCGTTCGCCCGCGCCGAGTCGCTCGACACCGGGAAACGCCTGGTCGAGAGCCGGTACGACATGGCGGACATCGCCGCCTGCCTGCGCTACTTCGGCAAGCTCGCGGGCCAGGACGCCGGGCGCGTCGTGGACACCGGCAACCCGGACGCGTTCAGCCGGATCGTGCACGAGCCGGTCGGCGTCTGCGGGCTCATCACGCCGTGGAACTACCCGCTGCTGCAGACCGTGTGGAAGATCGCGCCGGCGCTGGCCGCGGGCAACACGTTCGTGCTCAAGCCGAGCGAGCTGACCCCGCACACGGCGATCCTGTTCCTGAAGCTGCTCACCGAGGCCGGGCTGCCCGCGGGCGTGGGGAACCTGGTGCTCGGGGCGGGCGCCGAGGCCGGCGCGCCGCTCGCCGAACACCCGGACGTCGACCTCGTGTCGTTCACCGGCGGGCTGGCCACGGGCAAGGTGATCGCCGCGGCGGCCGCGGGCACGGTCAAGAAGGTGGCGCTGGAGCTGGGCGGGAAGAACCCGAACGTGGTCTTCGCCGACGCCGATTTCGAGACCGCCGTCGACTACGCGCTGACCGCGGTGTTCCTGCACTCCGGCCAGGTGTGCTCGGCGGGCGCGCGGCTGATCGTGCAGCGGGAGTGGCACGACGAGTTCGTGGCCGAGCTGGTGCGCCGGGCCGAGCGGATCCGGCTGGGCGGGCCGTTCGACGAGCGCGCCGAGACCGGGCCGCTGATCTCGGCGGCGCACCGGGCGAAGATCGAGCGGTACGTGGCCGCCGCGCTGGCGGAGGGCGCGGTGCTGCGGACCGGCGGCCGCCGCCCGGACGACCCGGTGCTGCAGGACGGCTTCTACTACTTGCCGACCATCCTGGACCAGGTGAAACAGGGTTCGTCGGCGGTCGTCGACGAGTCGTTCGGGCCGGTCCTGACGGTCGAGACGTTCACCGACGAGGACGACGCCGTCCGCATCGCCAACGACACGCACTACGGCCTCACCGGCGCGGTGTTCACGAACGACGCTTCGCGGGCGCAGCGCGTGGCCGGGCGGCTGCGCCACGGCACGGTGTGGATCAACGACTTCCACCCGTACCTGCCGCAGGCCGAGTGGGGCGGCTACAAGCAGTCCGGGTTCGGCCGCGAGCTCGGCCCAGCCGGGCTCGCCGAGTACACCGAGGTCAAGCACATCTACCAGAACCTGCGCCCGGCGCCGCAGCACTGGTTCGCCGGCTGA
- the speB gene encoding agmatinase → MPNIGPLDSSRVPRFAGFATFARLPRIDQVDHADVAVVGVPFDSGVSYRPGARFGPAAVREASRLLRPYHPELDVSPFAERQVVDAGDIAVNPFNIGEAIETLQQEAEALQANGTRLVTVGGDHTIALPLLRAAAKQHGPVALLHFDAHLDTWDTYFGEPYTHGTPFRRASEEGILDTSALSHVGTRGPLYGKRDLEEDRRLGFGIVTSGDVMRRGVAETVDALRQRIGDRPLYVSVDIDVLDPAHAPGTGTPEAGGMTSRELLEILRGLRDLNLVGADVVELAPAYDHAEITAIAASHVAYDLVSLLALGKGA, encoded by the coding sequence GTGCCTAACATCGGACCCCTCGACTCGTCGCGCGTCCCCCGGTTCGCCGGCTTCGCGACCTTCGCGCGGCTGCCGCGGATCGACCAGGTCGACCACGCCGACGTCGCCGTGGTCGGGGTGCCCTTCGACTCCGGGGTGTCCTACCGGCCCGGCGCGCGGTTCGGCCCGGCGGCCGTGCGCGAGGCGAGCCGGCTGCTGCGGCCGTACCACCCGGAGCTGGACGTCTCGCCGTTCGCCGAACGGCAGGTCGTGGACGCGGGCGACATCGCCGTCAACCCGTTCAACATCGGCGAAGCGATCGAGACACTGCAGCAGGAAGCCGAAGCGCTGCAGGCGAACGGGACACGGCTGGTGACCGTCGGCGGCGACCACACCATCGCGCTGCCCCTGCTGCGGGCCGCGGCGAAGCAGCACGGACCCGTCGCCCTGCTGCACTTCGACGCCCACCTCGACACCTGGGACACCTACTTCGGCGAGCCGTACACGCACGGCACGCCGTTCCGGCGGGCGTCCGAGGAGGGCATTCTCGACACGAGCGCGCTGTCGCACGTCGGCACCCGCGGGCCGCTGTACGGCAAGCGTGACCTCGAAGAGGACCGGCGGCTGGGCTTCGGCATCGTCACCTCCGGCGACGTCATGCGCCGCGGGGTGGCCGAAACCGTCGACGCGCTGCGGCAGCGCATCGGCGACCGCCCGCTGTACGTCTCGGTCGACATCGACGTGCTCGACCCGGCCCACGCGCCCGGCACCGGCACGCCCGAGGCGGGCGGCATGACCAGCCGCGAACTGCTGGAGATCCTGCGCGGCCTGCGGGACCTCAACCTGGTCGGCGCGGACGTCGTCGAGCTGGCCCCGGCCTACGACCACGCCGAGATCACCGCCATCGCGGCCTCCCACGTCGCCTACGACCTGGTGAGCCTGCTGGCCCTGGGGAAGGGCGCATGA
- the dxs gene encoding 1-deoxy-D-xylulose-5-phosphate synthase, giving the protein MTLLESVNGPADLKRMSVEDLGELAAEIRDFLVDKVRRAGGHLGPNLGVVELTLALHRVFDSPRDAIVWDVGHQAYVHKLVTGRAAGFDLLRQTGGLTGYPSRAESEHDWVESSHASSGLSYVDGLAKAFELDGGERHAIAVVGDGALTGGMCWEALNNIAAHKDRPVVIVINDNGRSYSPTIGGLADHLAALRLQPGYERLLDGGREILKHTPVVGRPIYAALHAAKAGLKDALSPQAMFSDLGLKYLGPVDGHDQVALEKALHSAKTFGGAVIVHVVTEKGHGYAPAVNNEHDQMHQTDPIDPETGLPPVKGPSWTGVFGAELAKIGAEREDVVAITAAMLRSTGLDKFADAFPDRWYDVGIAEQHAVTSAAGLAMGGLHPVVAIYSTFLNRAFDQVLMDVALHRLPVTLVLDRAGITGPDGPSHHGMWDLSLLGMVPGMRVAAPRDPATLREELREAVAVSDGPTALRFSKGKVGTDVTAVERIGTVDVLRRPAEGADVLLVTVGAFATLGLAAAARLADQGIGVTVVDPRWVLPVPAELVALASQHKLVVTVEDSGRHGGFGSALAALFRDAECDVPLRDLAVPQSFHDHGSRDEVLARIGLTAQDVARRVTEWASGRLGSPAQPASGAKASDANRR; this is encoded by the coding sequence GTGACGTTGCTGGAGTCCGTGAACGGACCGGCGGACCTGAAGCGCATGAGTGTCGAGGACCTCGGCGAACTGGCCGCCGAGATCCGGGACTTCCTCGTCGACAAGGTCCGCCGTGCCGGCGGGCACCTGGGGCCGAACCTCGGCGTCGTCGAGCTCACGCTGGCGCTGCACCGCGTGTTCGACTCGCCGCGCGACGCGATCGTCTGGGACGTCGGCCACCAGGCGTACGTCCACAAGCTCGTCACCGGCCGCGCCGCCGGATTCGACCTGCTGCGCCAGACCGGCGGGCTCACCGGTTACCCCTCGCGCGCGGAGAGTGAGCACGACTGGGTGGAGAGCAGCCACGCGTCGTCCGGTCTGTCCTATGTGGACGGCCTGGCGAAGGCGTTCGAGCTGGACGGCGGCGAGCGGCACGCGATCGCGGTCGTCGGTGACGGCGCGCTCACCGGCGGTATGTGCTGGGAGGCGCTCAACAACATCGCCGCGCACAAGGACCGCCCGGTCGTCATCGTGATCAACGACAACGGCCGCTCGTACTCGCCGACCATCGGCGGGCTGGCCGACCACCTCGCGGCGCTGCGCCTGCAGCCCGGCTACGAGCGGCTCCTCGACGGCGGCCGCGAGATCCTCAAGCACACCCCGGTCGTCGGCAGGCCGATCTACGCCGCGCTGCACGCCGCGAAGGCCGGGCTGAAGGACGCCCTCAGCCCGCAGGCGATGTTCTCCGACCTCGGCCTGAAGTACCTCGGCCCGGTCGACGGCCACGACCAGGTGGCGCTGGAGAAGGCCCTGCACAGCGCGAAGACGTTCGGCGGCGCGGTCATCGTGCACGTGGTGACCGAGAAGGGCCACGGCTACGCGCCCGCGGTGAACAACGAGCACGACCAGATGCACCAGACCGACCCGATCGACCCGGAGACCGGCCTGCCGCCGGTGAAGGGCCCGAGCTGGACCGGCGTGTTCGGCGCGGAGCTGGCGAAGATCGGGGCCGAGCGGGAGGACGTCGTCGCGATCACGGCGGCGATGCTGCGCTCGACCGGGCTGGACAAGTTCGCCGACGCGTTCCCGGACCGCTGGTACGACGTCGGCATCGCCGAGCAGCACGCGGTCACCTCGGCCGCGGGGCTCGCGATGGGCGGGCTGCACCCGGTCGTGGCGATCTACTCGACGTTCTTGAACCGGGCGTTCGACCAGGTGCTGATGGACGTCGCGCTGCACCGCCTGCCGGTGACGCTGGTGCTCGACCGGGCCGGGATCACCGGGCCGGACGGGCCGAGCCACCACGGCATGTGGGACCTCTCGCTGCTCGGCATGGTGCCGGGGATGCGGGTGGCCGCGCCGCGCGACCCGGCCACGCTGCGCGAGGAGCTGCGCGAGGCGGTCGCGGTGTCCGACGGGCCGACCGCGCTGCGGTTCTCGAAGGGCAAGGTCGGCACGGACGTGACGGCGGTGGAGCGGATCGGCACGGTCGACGTGCTGCGCCGTCCGGCCGAAGGCGCCGACGTGCTGCTGGTGACGGTCGGCGCGTTCGCGACCCTGGGGCTGGCGGCCGCCGCCCGGCTGGCCGACCAGGGCATCGGCGTCACGGTCGTCGACCCGCGCTGGGTGCTCCCGGTACCGGCCGAACTGGTGGCGCTGGCGTCGCAGCACAAGCTGGTGGTGACGGTGGAGGACAGCGGCCGCCACGGCGGCTTCGGCTCGGCGCTGGCGGCACTGTTCCGCGACGCGGAGTGCGACGTCCCGCTGCGGGACCTGGCGGTGCCGCAGTCGTTCCACGACCACGGCAGCCGCGACGAGGTCCTGGCCCGCATCGGCCTGACGGCGCAGGACGTGGCCCGCCGCGTGACCGAGTGGGCATCCGGCCGCCTCGGCTCGCCGGCCCAGCCGGCGTCCGGCGCCAAGGCTTCGGACGCGAACCGCCGCTGA
- a CDS encoding thiamine pyrophosphate-binding protein, whose amino-acid sequence MTRIGGDVVVETLRALGADTVFGLPGQHALGLFEALRRADDLRVISGRVENNLAFAADGHARARLATNPDGPVPVTPLIVSTGPGALLTLASLQESRAASVPVLGISSQVPVAGLGGGRHGYLHELPDQQASFRDVVKSVHVVRRASQIPSALREAWTSAATAPYGPVWVEIPQDVLLGPAGLPPITSVAAAPPVLAPLPELVTAAADLLAAASDPVILAGGGALRSGAHAELLALAEALRAPVISTFGGKGVFPWDHELSGRSWLEDWNTTEFLAAADVLLVLGSGLGELSSNYREFAPRGRVIQVEADLGKLESNYPGLGIHADVRLTLQALLEWVPMRPSDGRAEEAVSGLLSRVESRLDGQDLAVERKLIDDIRAALPEGTQTFWDMTIAAYWAWSAWNPEGAPIHTAQGAGGLGYGLPGALGGAVAGRPALAVSGDGGAMYGVAELATAVQHGLDVTWLIIDDGGYGVLREYLTDAFGHTTATELARPDFVALASSFGVPACASTLDTVGTDLAKALRTPGPSVVVLPALLKLFAPTHLEKA is encoded by the coding sequence ATGACGCGCATCGGTGGCGACGTCGTGGTCGAGACGCTGCGGGCGCTGGGCGCCGACACGGTGTTCGGCCTGCCGGGCCAGCACGCGCTGGGCCTGTTCGAGGCGCTGCGGCGCGCCGACGACCTGCGCGTGATCAGCGGGCGCGTCGAGAACAACCTCGCCTTCGCCGCCGACGGGCACGCCCGCGCCCGGCTCGCCACGAACCCCGACGGCCCGGTGCCGGTGACGCCCCTGATCGTCTCCACCGGCCCGGGCGCGCTGCTGACCTTGGCGTCCCTGCAGGAGTCGCGCGCCGCTTCGGTGCCGGTGCTCGGGATCTCCAGCCAGGTCCCGGTCGCCGGGCTGGGCGGCGGGCGGCACGGGTACCTCCACGAGCTGCCCGACCAGCAAGCGAGCTTCCGAGACGTCGTGAAGTCGGTGCACGTCGTGCGGCGCGCGAGCCAGATTCCCTCGGCCCTGCGGGAGGCGTGGACGTCGGCGGCGACCGCGCCCTACGGGCCGGTGTGGGTCGAAATCCCCCAGGACGTGCTGCTCGGCCCGGCCGGGCTCCCGCCGATCACGTCGGTCGCGGCTGCTCCCCCGGTCCTGGCTCCCCTGCCGGAGCTGGTCACGGCGGCGGCCGACCTGCTGGCGGCGGCGTCGGACCCGGTGATCCTCGCCGGGGGCGGCGCCCTGCGCTCCGGCGCGCACGCGGAGCTGCTGGCGCTGGCCGAAGCCCTGCGGGCGCCGGTGATTTCGACGTTCGGCGGCAAGGGCGTCTTCCCGTGGGACCACGAGCTGTCCGGGCGGTCCTGGCTGGAGGACTGGAACACCACGGAGTTCCTCGCCGCCGCCGACGTCCTGCTGGTGCTCGGCTCCGGCCTCGGCGAGCTGTCCAGCAACTACCGCGAGTTCGCCCCGCGCGGCCGGGTGATCCAGGTCGAGGCCGACCTGGGGAAGCTGGAGTCCAACTACCCGGGCCTGGGCATCCACGCCGACGTCCGGCTCACTCTGCAGGCACTGCTGGAGTGGGTGCCGATGCGGCCGTCCGACGGCCGGGCCGAAGAAGCCGTTTCCGGGCTGCTCTCGCGTGTCGAGTCGCGTTTGGACGGTCAGGACCTGGCCGTCGAGCGCAAGCTGATCGACGACATCCGGGCGGCACTCCCCGAAGGCACGCAGACGTTCTGGGACATGACGATCGCCGCGTACTGGGCCTGGTCGGCGTGGAACCCCGAAGGCGCGCCGATCCACACCGCGCAGGGCGCGGGCGGCCTGGGCTACGGCCTGCCGGGCGCGCTCGGCGGCGCCGTCGCCGGGCGCCCGGCGCTGGCGGTATCCGGCGACGGCGGCGCGATGTACGGCGTCGCCGAGCTGGCCACCGCGGTGCAGCACGGCCTCGACGTCACGTGGCTGATCATCGACGACGGCGGCTACGGCGTGCTCCGCGAGTACCTCACCGACGCGTTCGGCCACACGACGGCCACCGAGCTGGCCCGGCCCGACTTCGTGGCGTTGGCTTCCTCCTTCGGCGTGCCGGCGTGTGCGTCCACTCTGGACACAGTGGGCACCGACCTGGCGAAGGCACTGCGCACACCGGGCCCGTCCGTCGTCGTGCTGCCCGCCTTGCTGAAGCTGTTCGCGCCGACCCACCTGGAGAAGGCATGA
- a CDS encoding response regulator transcription factor has translation MRVLVVEDEEPLADAIARGLRREGMAVDVALTGDDGHEKAAVTRYDVVLLDRDLPGMSGDELCREIVASGELTRVLMLTASSSVSDRVEGLSLGADDYLAKPFAFPELVARVRALGRRATPAAPPLLTAGDVELDPAKRTVRRASGPIELTRKEFGVLEVLLQAAGSVVSSEELLERVWDENADPFTTTVRVTVMTLRKKLGEPGIIETVVGSGYRVPEPGASRA, from the coding sequence GTGCGAGTCTTGGTAGTCGAGGACGAAGAACCCCTGGCCGACGCGATCGCCCGCGGCTTGCGCCGCGAGGGGATGGCGGTGGACGTCGCGCTCACCGGCGACGACGGGCACGAGAAGGCCGCCGTCACGCGGTACGACGTCGTGCTGCTGGACCGGGACCTGCCCGGGATGTCCGGGGACGAGCTGTGCCGGGAGATCGTCGCGTCCGGGGAGCTGACCCGGGTGCTGATGCTCACCGCGAGCAGTTCGGTGTCCGACCGCGTGGAAGGGCTGTCGCTCGGCGCCGACGACTACCTCGCCAAGCCGTTCGCCTTCCCCGAGCTGGTCGCGCGGGTGCGGGCGCTGGGCCGCCGGGCCACGCCGGCCGCGCCGCCGCTGCTCACCGCCGGTGACGTCGAGCTGGACCCGGCCAAGCGCACGGTCCGCCGCGCGAGCGGGCCCATCGAGCTGACCCGCAAGGAGTTCGGCGTCCTCGAGGTTCTCCTGCAGGCCGCCGGCTCGGTCGTCAGCAGCGAAGAGCTGCTGGAACGGGTGTGGGACGAGAACGCCGACCCGTTCACCACGACCGTCCGGGTCACGGTGATGACGTTGCGCAAGAAGCTGGGCGAGCCGGGGATCATCGAGACCGTCGTCGGCTCCGGGTACCGGGTGCCGGAGCCCGGCGCGTCACGGGCGTGA
- a CDS encoding PucR family transcriptional regulator, producing MTSSTDSLSTDVNVPLRDVLGNRELALDVVPETLRPGALDAPVRWAHVSELQDPAPYLLGGELILTAGVNLPERIDRYVRGLRDAGVTALGFGLTPTVHETLPEPLRRACARRGLPLLVVPARTPFLAINRAVSVALTEASQREQRRITAARETLTRAAGGGLGELTSSLAAVLRSWVALVGAGDVLASAHDAPSPLPLQVRELMATVRAGSGIRSATTEADGGFVVVQPVYPQATASHLVVVGRSRRLDGADRAILAVGAALLGLVGRAGSDAAEVGAAATGLLLGRASAGDAARSLLGSEVVRLVAGAAYRRGPDEVARRPDWLRARLDTPLVSVLPGPSFVAVAGTVPLPVLEDLRASGWITAVGSPVPAGQLAGSSAEVELLLSRASALGRPVVAGSGPLDFDALLDPGVSRGFAEKALEPLVALDRSQDRQLVPTLRTWLAHHGGWEPTAAELGVHRNSVRHRIAQVERALGVDLADPETRMRLWFALRWASSDAHE from the coding sequence ATGACCTCGAGCACGGATTCGCTGTCCACCGATGTGAATGTCCCGTTACGGGACGTGCTCGGCAACCGGGAGCTCGCGCTCGACGTCGTCCCCGAGACGCTGCGGCCGGGCGCGCTGGACGCCCCGGTGCGCTGGGCCCACGTGAGTGAGCTGCAGGACCCCGCCCCCTACCTGCTGGGCGGCGAGCTGATCCTCACCGCGGGGGTCAACCTGCCGGAGCGGATCGACCGGTACGTGCGCGGCCTGCGCGACGCCGGCGTGACGGCGCTGGGGTTCGGCCTCACCCCGACGGTGCACGAGACCCTGCCGGAGCCCCTGCGCCGGGCGTGCGCGCGGCGCGGGCTGCCGCTGCTGGTGGTGCCGGCGCGCACGCCGTTCCTGGCGATCAACCGGGCGGTCTCGGTCGCGCTGACCGAGGCCTCGCAGCGTGAACAGCGGCGGATCACGGCGGCGCGCGAGACGCTGACGCGCGCCGCGGGTGGCGGGCTCGGCGAGCTGACGTCGTCGCTGGCGGCGGTGCTGCGGTCCTGGGTCGCCCTGGTCGGCGCCGGGGACGTGCTGGCCTCGGCGCACGACGCGCCTTCGCCGCTGCCGCTCCAGGTGCGGGAGCTGATGGCGACCGTGCGGGCGGGCAGCGGGATCCGGAGCGCGACCACCGAGGCCGACGGCGGGTTCGTCGTCGTCCAGCCGGTGTACCCGCAGGCCACGGCGTCGCACCTGGTGGTCGTCGGCCGGTCCCGGCGGCTCGACGGCGCCGACCGGGCGATCCTCGCCGTCGGCGCGGCCCTGCTCGGCCTGGTCGGCCGCGCGGGCTCGGATGCGGCCGAGGTGGGCGCGGCGGCCACCGGCCTGCTGCTCGGCCGGGCCTCCGCCGGGGACGCGGCTCGGTCGTTGCTGGGGTCGGAGGTCGTCCGGCTGGTCGCCGGGGCGGCCTACCGGCGCGGTCCGGACGAGGTGGCGCGGCGCCCGGACTGGCTGCGGGCGCGGCTGGACACCCCGCTGGTCTCGGTGCTGCCCGGGCCGTCCTTCGTGGCCGTCGCCGGGACGGTGCCGCTTCCGGTCCTGGAGGACCTGCGCGCTTCCGGCTGGATCACCGCCGTGGGCTCGCCGGTTCCCGCCGGGCAGCTGGCCGGCTCGTCGGCGGAAGTGGAGCTGCTGCTTTCGCGGGCTTCCGCGCTCGGCCGTCCGGTCGTCGCGGGAAGCGGGCCGCTCGATTTCGACGCGCTGCTGGACCCCGGCGTCTCCCGCGGGTTCGCCGAGAAGGCCCTGGAGCCGCTGGTGGCGCTGGACCGGTCCCAGGACCGGCAGCTGGTGCCGACGTTGCGGACGTGGCTGGCCCACCACGGCGGCTGGGAGCCGACGGCGGCGGAGCTGGGCGTCCACCGCAACAGCGTCCGGCACCGGATCGCCCAGGTGGAGCGCGCCCTGGGCGTCGACCTGGCGGACCCGGAGACCCGGATGCGGCTGTGGTTCGCGCTGCGCTGGGCCTCATCGGACGCACACGAGTGA
- a CDS encoding MarR family winged helix-turn-helix transcriptional regulator yields the protein MPQRNDRAELAMAVMELIDQGHRRIARRIDLTRIRILGLVATSGPLRPRDIAGELGLTASATSRHLAALEREGQVTAEADPGDSRTFLVRQTDRGRAEIDATVEAGATVFADVIADWTDEDVATARTLVTRLNQAWSRREQPTPKTGPRWQRSRDKTEGAERA from the coding sequence ATGCCGCAACGAAATGACCGGGCCGAGCTGGCGATGGCCGTCATGGAGCTGATCGACCAGGGGCATCGGCGGATCGCCCGGCGGATCGACCTGACCCGGATCCGCATCCTCGGCCTCGTCGCCACGAGCGGTCCCCTGCGCCCCCGGGACATCGCCGGTGAGCTGGGGCTCACCGCGTCCGCCACCAGCCGGCACCTCGCCGCCCTGGAGCGCGAGGGACAAGTCACCGCCGAGGCCGATCCCGGCGACTCACGGACCTTTCTCGTGCGGCAGACCGACCGGGGCCGGGCCGAGATCGACGCCACCGTCGAGGCCGGAGCCACGGTGTTCGCCGACGTCATCGCCGACTGGACCGACGAAGACGTCGCCACCGCACGCACCCTCGTCACCCGGCTCAACCAGGCCTGGAGCCGGCGCGAGCAGCCCACGCCGAAAACCGGGCCGCGGTGGCAGCGGTCCCGAGACAAGACCGAAGGGGCGGAGCGGGCATGA
- a CDS encoding sodium:solute symporter, with protein sequence MTGDYAVIALYIAGMLGVGWYGLRLAKTKSDYLVAGRRLGWFMYSGTMSAVVLGGASTVGGVKLGYKFGISGMWLVVSIGVGILVLHSLFARRLVKLKVYTVGEMLDLRYGGRTSAVSGVVMWGYTLMLTVTSTLAFATIFKVLFDLPNWAGIAVGGSIVVLYSVLGGMWSITLTDIAQFVIKTIGILAILLPVAISSAGGFSGMSEKLDASFFSFTSIGTDTIITYFVIYTFGLLIGQDIWQRVFTARTPAIATSGGITSGVYCLVYGLAGALIGTAAHALYPDIASAQDAFATIVERLLPTGVRGLVLAAALSAMMSTASGALIACSTTTTSDLLTKLGLKKGGEVSRNRIATLVLGLIAIGIAMIVDDVVNALTIAYDILVGGLLVAIIGALFWKRGTRQGAYASMVAGTVSVVAFMIIDGVDANTPIYWGLGASLVVYLAVSFATPRTSDAILTVWTRRLNGEETPTSIREQEPTSA encoded by the coding sequence GTGACCGGCGACTACGCGGTGATCGCGCTGTACATCGCGGGCATGCTCGGGGTCGGCTGGTACGGCCTCCGGCTCGCGAAGACGAAGTCCGACTACCTGGTCGCCGGACGGCGGCTGGGCTGGTTCATGTACTCCGGCACGATGTCGGCCGTCGTCCTCGGCGGCGCGTCGACGGTCGGTGGCGTGAAGCTCGGGTACAAGTTCGGCATCTCCGGCATGTGGCTGGTCGTCAGCATCGGGGTCGGCATCCTCGTGCTGCACTCGCTGTTCGCGCGCCGGCTGGTGAAGCTGAAGGTCTACACCGTCGGCGAAATGCTCGACCTGCGCTACGGCGGGCGGACCAGCGCCGTGTCCGGCGTCGTGATGTGGGGCTACACGCTGATGCTCACGGTCACCTCGACGCTGGCGTTCGCGACCATCTTCAAGGTGCTGTTCGACCTGCCGAACTGGGCCGGGATCGCCGTCGGCGGCTCGATCGTGGTGCTCTACTCGGTGCTCGGCGGCATGTGGTCGATCACGCTCACCGACATCGCCCAGTTCGTCATCAAGACCATCGGCATCCTGGCGATCCTGCTGCCGGTCGCGATCTCTTCCGCCGGCGGCTTCAGCGGCATGAGCGAGAAGCTCGACGCGAGCTTCTTCAGCTTCACCTCGATCGGCACCGACACGATCATCACCTACTTCGTGATCTACACCTTCGGCCTGCTGATCGGCCAGGACATCTGGCAGCGGGTGTTCACCGCCCGCACACCGGCGATCGCGACGTCCGGTGGCATCACCTCCGGCGTCTACTGCCTGGTCTACGGCCTGGCCGGCGCCCTGATCGGCACCGCGGCGCACGCGCTCTACCCGGACATCGCCAGCGCGCAGGACGCCTTCGCGACGATCGTCGAGCGGCTGCTGCCCACCGGCGTCCGCGGCCTGGTGCTGGCCGCCGCGCTCTCGGCGATGATGTCGACGGCGAGCGGCGCGCTGATCGCCTGCTCGACCACCACGACGTCCGACCTGCTGACGAAGCTGGGCCTGAAGAAGGGCGGCGAAGTCAGCCGCAACCGGATCGCCACGCTCGTGCTCGGGCTGATCGCCATCGGCATCGCCATGATTGTCGACGATGTCGTCAACGCCCTGACCATCGCCTACGACATCCTGGTCGGCGGCCTGCTGGTGGCGATCATCGGCGCGCTGTTCTGGAAGCGCGGCACCCGGCAGGGCGCGTACGCGTCGATGGTCGCCGGCACGGTGTCCGTGGTCGCGTTCATGATCATCGACGGCGTCGACGCCAACACCCCGATCTACTGGGGCCTGGGCGCGAGCCTGGTGGTCTACCTGGCCGTCAGCTTCGCCACGCCCCGCACGTCCGACGCGATCCTCACCGTCTGGACCCGCCGGCTGAACGGCGAAGAAACTCCCACCTCGATCCGGGAACAGGAGCCCACCAGTGCCTAA